Proteins from one Sabethes cyaneus chromosome 2, idSabCyanKW18_F2, whole genome shotgun sequence genomic window:
- the LOC128735543 gene encoding uncharacterized protein LOC128735543, whose product MNQLAFVGFVIFILEISYSLGSPCNETSAAVRAKRSHHSRCCNDGFEDSVNHEKVVSVRRQCAEEMGITEMSEEELLKNRETLVCLIECITKKHALADEKGDLLHEDLAKALKQHFSVAEWKTPLLDDFIKECFDYAEAEHEKHSDESGKCNPEGFHFGYCLWRHFTLACPEEMQDDSERCESIRGKLKSDESVSVWNADINERK is encoded by the exons ATGAATCAACTGGCATTTGTaggttttgtaatttttattctTGAAATCAGCTACAGCTTGGGATCACCATGCAATGAAACATCTGCTGCAGTTCGTGCCAAACGAAGCCATCATTCTCGTTGCTGTAATGATGGGTTTGAAGACTCGGTTAATCACGAAAAAGTTGTTTCAGTAAGACGTCAGTGTGCCGAAGAAATGGGCATCACCGAAATGTCAG AGGAAGAATTGTTGAAAAATCGTGAAACTCTCGTATGTTTAATCGAGTGCATTACGAAAAAGCACGCATTGGCCGACGAGAAGGGTGACCTGTTGCATGAGGATCTAGCCAAAGCTTTGAAGCAACATTTCAGCGTTGCCGAGTGGAAAACTCCTCTGCTGGACGATTTCATTAAGGAGTGCTTCGACTATGCCGAAGCGGAACACGAGAAACACTCCGACGAGAGTGGAAAGTGCAATCCGGAGGGTTTCCACTTTGGCTACTGCCTGTGGCGTCATTTTACCCTAGCTTGCCCCGAAGAGATGCAAGACGATTCCGAACGGTGCGAGTCGATTCGCGGTAAGCTTAAAAGCGACGAAAGCGTTAGTGTGTGGAATGCCGACATCAACGAGAGGAAGTGA
- the LOC128738237 gene encoding gelsolin-like isoform X2, which produces MHPAFENAGTSKGLEVWRIENFEPVPVPKKTYGKFYTGDSYIVLNTKQSKSGVFSWDIHFWLGLETSQDEAGSAAILSVQLDDRHNGAPVQHREVQDHESSLFLSYFPGGVRYAEGGVKSGFNEVETNAAGEKRLFHVKGSKNVRVRQVALGVASMNKGDCFILDAGHDIYVYVGPRSKRVEKIKAISAASQIRDQDHAGRANVYILDEFASTGDQQEFFDVLGEGSPDAVADESECDETYEENVATTITLYRVSDAGGSLEIIPVGERPLKQSMLDSDDCFILDTGSSGIFVWVGKGATAQERAQSMIKAQEFISSKGYPVHTQVHRVIENGERTDFKQYFASWKDKGVGHSQLIKAAMDEDSSEAGEEREFDPEILHMFKKNGGRALGFMPDNGQGEAEIWRVENFELVPVDPQAYGMFFGGDSYVIKYEYRNKRGGHGYIIYFWQGKESTTDEKASAAMHAVRLDNELNGKAVQVRVTQGNEPRHFLKIFKGKLINFTGGHASGFRNIHDHDTYDVDGTRLFRIRGTCSDDVRADQLPETASSLASDDVFILETPSATFMWHGVGASDLEKEMATNIVRIVSPDAEPQIIDEGSEPDEFWGALGGKADYDRELDPTGAPFLNPRLFHCRILFNKRLRVEEVPHYEQDDLNVDDVMVLDGGDEIYVWIGNGATEEERAKSIDMAKQYIRTDPSERNEDTVPIVILKQGDEPRSFKRLFPSWDDNHWESQPSYETLRQQVLEQNQSRA; this is translated from the exons AATTTCGAACCTGTTCCAGTGCCGAAGAAAACATACGGGAAATTCTACACCGGAGATTCCTATATCGTTCTGAAT ACGAAACAATCTAAAAGCGGTGTTTTCTCTTGGGATATTCATTTTTGGCTTGGTTTGGAAACTAGCCAGGATGAGGCCGGTTCCGCCGCCATCCTCAGCGTTCAGCTGGACGACCGGCACAACGGTGCTCCAGTGCAGCATCGCGAGGTCCAGGATCACGAATCTAGTCTGTTTCTCAGTTACTTCCCGGGAGGGGTTCGCTATGCCGAGGGTGGCGTCAAGAGCGGCTTCAACGAGGTGGAAACCAATGCAGCCGGCGAAAAACGGCTGTTCCACGTCAAAGGTTCCAAGAACGTCCGTGTGCGACAGGTTGCGCTCGGAGTTGCGTCCATGAATAAAGGCGATTGTTTCATCTTGGATGCGGGCCACGATATTTACGTCTATGTGGGACCAAGGTCTAAACGGGTGGAAAAGATAAAGGCTATTAGCGCTGCCAGTCAGATCCGCGATCAAGATCATGCTGGTCGGGCCAATGTTTATATACTTG ATGAATTCGCAAGCACGGGAGACCAGCAGGAATTCTTCGACGTTCTCGGCGAAGGTTCCCCGGATGCGGTTGCAGACGAATCAGAGTGCGACGAGACTTATGAGGAAAATGTTGCGACAACCATAACCTTGTACAGAGTTTCCGATGCTGGCGGAAGCCTCGAAATTATTCCGGTTGGTGAGCGCCCTTTGAAGCAAAGCATGTTGGATTCAGAT GACTGCTTTATACTGGACACCGGATCGTCGGGAATATTTGTATGGGTTGGTAAGGGAGCAACAGCTCAGGAAAGAGCGCAGTCGATGATCAAAGCTCAGGAGTTTATCTCCAGCAAGGGATATCCGGTTCACACTCAAGTACATCGGGTCATTGAGAATGGAGAGCGGACTGACTTCAAGCAGTACTTTGCCAGCTGGAAAGACAAGGGAGTCGGTCATAGTCAACTCATTAAAGCTGCAATGGATGAAGACAGCTCGGAAGCGGGAGAGGAAAGAGAGTTTGATCCGGAAATCTTGCACATGTTCAAAAAGAATGGTGGACGAGCATTGGGCTTCATGCCAGACAATGGCCAAGGTGAGGCAGAAATTTGGCGTGTTGAAAACTTCGAATTGGTCCCTGTGGACCCGCAAGCTTACGGAATGTTCTTCGGTGGGGATTCCTACGTTATCAAATACGAATACCGCAACAAGCGAGGTGGTCATGGATATATCATTTACTTCTGGCAAGGTAAGGAGTCAACTACGGATGAGAAAGCGTCCGCAGCCATGCACGCTGTTCGCTTGGATAACGAACTCAACGGAAAGGCGGTTCAGGTGCGGGTTACTCAAGGAAACGAACCGCGACATTTCCTGAAAATCTTCAAAGGAAAACTAATCAATTTCACCGGAGGGCATGCGTCCGGGTTCCGCAACATCCATGATCATGACACTTACGATGTGGACGGAACACGTTTATTCCGAATTCGAGGAACCTGCTCCGATGACGTCCGAGCTGATCAGCTTCCGGAAACAGCCAGCTCGCTCGCCTCGGATGATGTGTTCATCCTTGAAACGCCTTCCGCAACCTTCATGTGGCATGGCGTTGGGGCTTCCGATCTTGAAAAAGAAATGGCCACGAACATTGTACGCATTGTTTCTCCGGATGCAGAACCTCAAATCATTGATGAAGGCTCCGAACCAGATGAGTTCTGGGGCGCTTTGGGCGGTAAAGCGGACTATGATCGTGAGCTGGATCCAACTGGAGCTCCATTCTTGAATCCACGTCTATTTCACTGCCGAATTCTATTCAACAAACGTCTGCGCGTAGAGGAGGTTCCTCACTACGAGCAAGAT GATCTCAACGTGGACGACGTCATGGTGCTGGATGGTGGAGATGAAATCTACGTCTGGATTGGCAACGGTGCCACCGAGGAAGAACGTGCCAAATCGATCGACATGGCCAAGCAGTACATTCGTACGGATCCATCCGAGCGCAATGAGGACACTGTTCCGATTGTGATTCTGAAGCAGGGCGACGAACCGCGTAGCTTCAAACGTTTGTTCCCCTCGTGGGATGACAACCACTGGGAG TCCCAGCCATCTTACGAGACTCTCAGGCAGCAGGTGCTGGAGCAAAATCAATCACGCGCATAA
- the LOC128738237 gene encoding gelsolin-like isoform X1, producing MHPAFENAGTSKGLEVWRIENFEPVPVPKKTYGKFYTGDSYIVLNTKQSKSGVFSWDIHFWLGLETSQDEAGSAAILSVQLDDRHNGAPVQHREVQDHESSLFLSYFPGGVRYAEGGVKSGFNEVETNAAGEKRLFHVKGSKNVRVRQVALGVASMNKGDCFILDAGHDIYVYVGPRSKRVEKIKAISAASQIRDQDHAGRANVYILDEFASTGDQQEFFDVLGEGSPDAVADESECDETYEENVATTITLYRVSDAGGSLEIIPVGERPLKQSMLDSDQDCFILDTGSSGIFVWVGKGATAQERAQSMIKAQEFISSKGYPVHTQVHRVIENGERTDFKQYFASWKDKGVGHSQLIKAAMDEDSSEAGEEREFDPEILHMFKKNGGRALGFMPDNGQGEAEIWRVENFELVPVDPQAYGMFFGGDSYVIKYEYRNKRGGHGYIIYFWQGKESTTDEKASAAMHAVRLDNELNGKAVQVRVTQGNEPRHFLKIFKGKLINFTGGHASGFRNIHDHDTYDVDGTRLFRIRGTCSDDVRADQLPETASSLASDDVFILETPSATFMWHGVGASDLEKEMATNIVRIVSPDAEPQIIDEGSEPDEFWGALGGKADYDRELDPTGAPFLNPRLFHCRILFNKRLRVEEVPHYEQDDLNVDDVMVLDGGDEIYVWIGNGATEEERAKSIDMAKQYIRTDPSERNEDTVPIVILKQGDEPRSFKRLFPSWDDNHWESQPSYETLRQQVLEQNQSRA from the exons AATTTCGAACCTGTTCCAGTGCCGAAGAAAACATACGGGAAATTCTACACCGGAGATTCCTATATCGTTCTGAAT ACGAAACAATCTAAAAGCGGTGTTTTCTCTTGGGATATTCATTTTTGGCTTGGTTTGGAAACTAGCCAGGATGAGGCCGGTTCCGCCGCCATCCTCAGCGTTCAGCTGGACGACCGGCACAACGGTGCTCCAGTGCAGCATCGCGAGGTCCAGGATCACGAATCTAGTCTGTTTCTCAGTTACTTCCCGGGAGGGGTTCGCTATGCCGAGGGTGGCGTCAAGAGCGGCTTCAACGAGGTGGAAACCAATGCAGCCGGCGAAAAACGGCTGTTCCACGTCAAAGGTTCCAAGAACGTCCGTGTGCGACAGGTTGCGCTCGGAGTTGCGTCCATGAATAAAGGCGATTGTTTCATCTTGGATGCGGGCCACGATATTTACGTCTATGTGGGACCAAGGTCTAAACGGGTGGAAAAGATAAAGGCTATTAGCGCTGCCAGTCAGATCCGCGATCAAGATCATGCTGGTCGGGCCAATGTTTATATACTTG ATGAATTCGCAAGCACGGGAGACCAGCAGGAATTCTTCGACGTTCTCGGCGAAGGTTCCCCGGATGCGGTTGCAGACGAATCAGAGTGCGACGAGACTTATGAGGAAAATGTTGCGACAACCATAACCTTGTACAGAGTTTCCGATGCTGGCGGAAGCCTCGAAATTATTCCGGTTGGTGAGCGCCCTTTGAAGCAAAGCATGTTGGATTCAGAT CAGGACTGCTTTATACTGGACACCGGATCGTCGGGAATATTTGTATGGGTTGGTAAGGGAGCAACAGCTCAGGAAAGAGCGCAGTCGATGATCAAAGCTCAGGAGTTTATCTCCAGCAAGGGATATCCGGTTCACACTCAAGTACATCGGGTCATTGAGAATGGAGAGCGGACTGACTTCAAGCAGTACTTTGCCAGCTGGAAAGACAAGGGAGTCGGTCATAGTCAACTCATTAAAGCTGCAATGGATGAAGACAGCTCGGAAGCGGGAGAGGAAAGAGAGTTTGATCCGGAAATCTTGCACATGTTCAAAAAGAATGGTGGACGAGCATTGGGCTTCATGCCAGACAATGGCCAAGGTGAGGCAGAAATTTGGCGTGTTGAAAACTTCGAATTGGTCCCTGTGGACCCGCAAGCTTACGGAATGTTCTTCGGTGGGGATTCCTACGTTATCAAATACGAATACCGCAACAAGCGAGGTGGTCATGGATATATCATTTACTTCTGGCAAGGTAAGGAGTCAACTACGGATGAGAAAGCGTCCGCAGCCATGCACGCTGTTCGCTTGGATAACGAACTCAACGGAAAGGCGGTTCAGGTGCGGGTTACTCAAGGAAACGAACCGCGACATTTCCTGAAAATCTTCAAAGGAAAACTAATCAATTTCACCGGAGGGCATGCGTCCGGGTTCCGCAACATCCATGATCATGACACTTACGATGTGGACGGAACACGTTTATTCCGAATTCGAGGAACCTGCTCCGATGACGTCCGAGCTGATCAGCTTCCGGAAACAGCCAGCTCGCTCGCCTCGGATGATGTGTTCATCCTTGAAACGCCTTCCGCAACCTTCATGTGGCATGGCGTTGGGGCTTCCGATCTTGAAAAAGAAATGGCCACGAACATTGTACGCATTGTTTCTCCGGATGCAGAACCTCAAATCATTGATGAAGGCTCCGAACCAGATGAGTTCTGGGGCGCTTTGGGCGGTAAAGCGGACTATGATCGTGAGCTGGATCCAACTGGAGCTCCATTCTTGAATCCACGTCTATTTCACTGCCGAATTCTATTCAACAAACGTCTGCGCGTAGAGGAGGTTCCTCACTACGAGCAAGAT GATCTCAACGTGGACGACGTCATGGTGCTGGATGGTGGAGATGAAATCTACGTCTGGATTGGCAACGGTGCCACCGAGGAAGAACGTGCCAAATCGATCGACATGGCCAAGCAGTACATTCGTACGGATCCATCCGAGCGCAATGAGGACACTGTTCCGATTGTGATTCTGAAGCAGGGCGACGAACCGCGTAGCTTCAAACGTTTGTTCCCCTCGTGGGATGACAACCACTGGGAG TCCCAGCCATCTTACGAGACTCTCAGGCAGCAGGTGCTGGAGCAAAATCAATCACGCGCATAA